In the Bacillus shivajii genome, one interval contains:
- a CDS encoding vitamin B12-dependent ribonucleotide reductase — protein sequence MAQMIMLSDWHPDILEFIISKMQNPRILRYLLENTEDEHIQRLIKDKLKFTPLTELEEAMYQSIVNFKGIEGQGGFDLKVIAEAEEKLRTGGTYSVNNPEFLTGANISVCITKEFMDAVENDEDYKLRFPNVENYTKEEMEAYNREWHNYGDVREWEALGFDVRTYRKIKAKELWNLINICATYSAEPGIFFIDNANEKTNASAYGQKVVATNPCGEQPLAPYSVCNLAAVNLAEMADKYTKEVDFKKLKQTVATGVRMQDNVIDATPYFLEENTKQAKGERRVGLGVMGLHDLLIYTETVYGSEEGNELVDQIFETIATTAYRTSLEIAKEKGSFPYLVGNNEEETNHLREKFVHTGYMKQMPEDIKEGIMEHGIRNSHLLTVAPTGSTGTMVGVSTGLEPYFSFSYFRSGRLGKFIEVKAEILQEYLDHHPEADPNEMPEWFVSSMDLSPEAHADVQCVIQRWVDSSLSKTVNAPRGYTVDQVKSVYERLYKGGAKGGTVYVDGSRDSQVLTLKAEENDVYAVDLTGTSEEEENNEKKPVVLVDTISDIRSTSVTYGSEVGDTCPVCRQGTVEDIGGCNTCTNCNAQLKCGL from the coding sequence GTGGCACAAATGATCATGCTATCAGATTGGCATCCTGACATTTTAGAATTTATTATTTCTAAAATGCAAAACCCAAGAATATTACGTTATCTCCTTGAAAATACAGAGGACGAACATATTCAACGACTAATTAAAGATAAATTAAAGTTCACTCCACTTACAGAGTTAGAAGAAGCGATGTATCAGAGTATCGTTAATTTTAAAGGAATTGAAGGACAAGGTGGTTTTGACTTGAAAGTGATTGCTGAAGCAGAAGAGAAGCTTCGTACAGGTGGCACATATTCAGTCAATAACCCTGAGTTTTTAACAGGTGCAAATATTTCTGTTTGTATTACGAAAGAGTTTATGGATGCTGTCGAAAATGATGAAGACTATAAGTTACGCTTCCCAAATGTAGAAAATTACACGAAAGAAGAAATGGAAGCATACAATCGTGAGTGGCATAATTATGGCGATGTTCGTGAATGGGAAGCGTTAGGCTTTGACGTTCGCACATACCGTAAGATCAAAGCAAAAGAGCTTTGGAACTTAATTAATATTTGTGCAACGTATTCTGCAGAGCCTGGCATTTTCTTTATCGATAATGCCAATGAAAAAACTAATGCAAGTGCATATGGACAAAAAGTCGTAGCGACAAACCCATGTGGGGAGCAACCTCTAGCTCCTTATTCAGTTTGTAACTTAGCTGCTGTTAACCTTGCTGAAATGGCAGATAAATACACGAAAGAAGTGGACTTTAAGAAGTTAAAACAGACAGTTGCAACTGGTGTAAGGATGCAAGACAATGTCATTGATGCGACTCCTTACTTCTTAGAGGAAAACACGAAGCAAGCAAAAGGTGAGCGCCGCGTCGGGCTTGGTGTTATGGGGTTACATGACTTACTTATTTATACAGAAACGGTTTATGGCTCAGAAGAAGGTAATGAACTCGTTGATCAGATTTTTGAAACGATTGCAACAACTGCTTATCGTACAAGCCTGGAGATCGCAAAAGAAAAGGGAAGCTTCCCTTATTTAGTTGGGAACAATGAAGAAGAAACGAATCATTTACGTGAGAAGTTTGTTCATACTGGATATATGAAGCAAATGCCTGAAGACATTAAAGAAGGGATTATGGAACATGGAATTCGTAACTCTCACTTACTGACGGTCGCTCCTACAGGTTCAACTGGAACAATGGTTGGTGTTTCGACAGGGCTTGAGCCATACTTCTCCTTCTCTTACTTTAGAAGTGGTCGTTTAGGGAAGTTTATTGAAGTAAAAGCGGAAATTTTACAAGAATATTTAGACCATCACCCTGAAGCAGATCCAAATGAAATGCCAGAATGGTTCGTATCAAGTATGGATCTCTCACCAGAAGCACACGCTGATGTACAGTGTGTCATTCAACGCTGGGTCGACAGTTCGTTAAGTAAAACCGTAAACGCACCTCGTGGATATACGGTGGACCAAGTGAAAAGCGTGTACGAGCGTCTTTATAAAGGTGGAGCAAAAGGTGGAACGGTTTATGTTGATGGAAGCCGTGACTCACAAGTATTAACATTAAAAGCAGAAGAAAATGATGTATATGCAGTTGATTTAACAGGAACTTCTGAAGAGGAAGAAAATAATGAGAAAAAGCCAGTTGTTCTTGTAGACACGATTTCAGATATTCGAAGCACTTCTGTCACATACGGAAGTGAAGTAGGGGATACGTGCCCAGTATGTCGTCAAGGAACAGTAGAAGACATCGGGGGCTGTAATACATGTACAAACTGTAACGCACAATTAAAGTGTGGACTGTAG
- a CDS encoding SDR family NAD(P)-dependent oxidoreductase — MKLNGKVGIVTGGASGIGEETVKLFLKEGAQVVIADYSNQGEELARSLRVEGHDCYFKNVDVANEEDILELMKETVDRYGKIDIMFANAGIGDAVPAHELTLEEWNKLININLTGVFLSNKYVIEQMRKQGSGGAIINNASILGHVGQMNVTSYAAAKGGVVNLTRSLGVTYAKEGIRVNSVCPGYVKTPLLKEAPKEMLQELTSLHPVGRLGDAEEIAKAVLFLASDDASFIIGENLMVDGGYTAQ; from the coding sequence ATGAAGCTAAATGGCAAAGTAGGAATCGTCACTGGTGGAGCTAGTGGTATTGGAGAAGAAACAGTCAAGTTGTTTTTAAAGGAAGGAGCACAAGTTGTAATTGCTGATTATAGTAATCAAGGCGAGGAACTCGCAAGATCATTAAGAGTTGAAGGGCATGATTGCTACTTCAAGAATGTTGATGTAGCAAATGAAGAGGATATACTCGAATTAATGAAAGAAACGGTTGATCGTTATGGGAAAATTGATATTATGTTTGCAAATGCTGGTATAGGAGATGCTGTACCGGCACACGAATTAACACTTGAAGAATGGAATAAACTAATCAACATCAACTTAACTGGAGTGTTTTTATCTAATAAATATGTCATTGAGCAAATGAGAAAACAAGGTTCTGGCGGAGCTATTATTAATAATGCTTCGATATTAGGTCATGTCGGCCAAATGAATGTAACTTCGTACGCAGCTGCTAAAGGTGGAGTAGTAAATTTAACGCGTTCTCTTGGTGTAACGTACGCAAAGGAAGGTATACGAGTCAATTCTGTTTGCCCAGGTTATGTTAAAACGCCTCTTTTAAAAGAAGCGCCGAAAGAAATGTTACAAGAGTTAACATCCCTTCACCCGGTCGGGCGATTGGGAGATGCTGAAGAAATTGCAAAAGCAGTGTTGTTTTTGGCTAGTGATGATGCTTCGTTTATTATCGGTGAAAATTTGATGGTAGATGGAGGCTAC